From the genome of Paracidovorax avenae:
TCCCTGCGCAACCTGATACCGGCCGAACTGGCCAAGGGCTTCGGCTTCTTCCAGTCCAAGCCCGCCACCGCCTTCAGCCCCGTGGCCGTCACGCTGGACGAACTGGGCGACGCCTGGGAAGGCGGCCGCCTGCACCTCACGCTGCAGTCCACCTGGAACGGCCGCAAGGTCGGCATGTGCGATGCCGGCCCGGAGATGACCTTCCATTTCGGGCAGCTGATCGCCCACATCTGCAAGACCCGCAACGTGCGCGCCGGCTCCATCGTGGGCAGCGGCACGGTCAGCAATCGTGGCGTGGAGCAGGGCGGCCGCATGGAGTGGCCCAGGGGCTACAGCTGCATCGCCGAGAAGCGCTGCATCGAGACCATCCAGGACGGCAAGCCCTCCACCGAGTTCATGCAATTCGGCGACACCATCCGCATCGAGATGAAGAACAAGGCCGGCCAGAGCCTGTTCGGCGCGATCGACCAGGCGATCGCCAGCCCCGCCGCCTGACGCCATGACCCTGCCCGCCGCCTTGCGCCGGCTGGCCACCGCCGGGCTGTTCTGCCTGGCGTGGCCGGCCATGGTCCCGGCGCAGCCCACTCCGGCACCCGTGCCTGCCGCCGTGCCGGCGTCCGCACCCGCTTCCGCGCCGGCCTCCGCCGCCCGCCCCGCCGCTTCCGTGCCCGCACCGGCCCATGCCGTCCGGCGGGCCGACTGCCCCCCGCTGCCCAGGCCCCTCGATCCCGCCGGCATTCCCCAGGCGCTGCAAAAGGCCCGCGACCGCGGGCTGCTGTGGCGCGTGGAAAAAGACGGACGCACGAGCTGGCTCTACGGCACGGTGCATGCCGCCCGGCGCGGCTGGATGCTGCCCGGCCCCACGGTGATGGCCGCCGTCCGCGCCAGCGACCGCGTGGCGCTGGAGATGGACCTGCTGGACCCCACGGTGATGCAAAAGCTGCAGGCCGCCCTGCGCAAGCCGGCGGACGCCCCGCCGCTGCCGCCCGACCTGGAGCGCCGCCTGGCCGCGCAGCGCGATGCCGCCTGCGCCGATCCCTCCATGCTGGAGATGCGGCCCGAGCTGCAGGTGTCGTCGCTGGTGGTGATGTCCGCGCGGCGCGAAGGCTTCGATCCGGCCTATGGCATCGATTTCGTGCTGGCCGGGCTGGCCCGCGGGCTGCACAAGCCCGTGCTGTCGCTGGAGTCGGTCGATCTGCAGGTGCGGGTGCTGGCGTCCGACGACCCGAAGGAGACCGCCGCCGCCGTCGCCTCCGGGCTCGACCAGCTGGAGAACCATTCCGCGCGCGACACCCTCACCACGCTCGCCACGGCCTGGTCCGGCGGCCGTGCCAACCTGCTGGAAACCTACGGCCAGTGGTGCGGCTGCCAGCGCACCCCCGAAGAGCGCCAGTCTTTCGAGCAGCTGGTGGCGGACCGCAATCCGGGCATGGCGCGCGCCATCGTGGCCGAGCACCGCGCGGGCCACAGCGTGTTCGCGGCCGTGGGCGCGCTGCACATGGTGGGCCCCCAGGGCCTGCCGACCCTGCTGGCCCGCGAGGGCTTCCGGGTCGAGCGCGTGGAATGGCCTGCCCGGCCCTGATTTTTACGACGACAACAGGAGACAACCATGCACCGCAGAACCCTGCTGGGGAGCGCCGCCGCCGCGGCCGCCCTGGCCGTCCAGCCCTGGGCGCGTGCCCAGAACGACTACCCGGCCCAGCCCATCCGCTGGGTCGTGCCCTATCCGCCCGGCGGCGGCACCGACGTGCTCGCGCGCACCGTGGCCGAGGCACTGCGCACCCCGCTGGGCCAGCAGATCGTGGTGGACAACCGCCCCGGTGCCTCCACCAACATCGGCGCGCAGATCGTCGCCACTGCCAGGCCGGACGGCTACACGCTGATGTCGGCCGACAATGCCCTGCTGGCCTACAACGAGCACCTGTTCAGCAAGCTGCCGTTCAGCCCGGAAAAAGACTTCACCTACATCGGCGGCCTCTCGCGCTTCCCGCTCGCGCTGGTGGTGCACCCGGGCTTCGAGGCGCGCACCTTCCAGGAATTCCTGGCCTATGCGCGTGCCAACCCCGGCAAGCTCAACTACGCATCGCCCGGCAACGGATCGCCCCACCACCTGGCGATGGAGATGTTCAAGAACCGCACCAAGACCTTCCTCACCCACATCCCCTACCGCGGCGCGGCGCCAGCGCTGCAGGACGTGATGGGCGGCCAGGTGCCGTGCATGTTCCTGGACCTCGCTGCCGGCCTGCCGGTGATCCAGTCGGGCAAGGTGCGCGCGCTCGCCATCGGCTCGGGCCGCCGCGCCGCGCGCCTGCCCCAGGTGCCCACGCTGGCCGAAGTGGGCGTGCCCGATGCCGAGGTCTATGCCTTCCAGGGCGTGCTCGGCCCCGCGGGCCTGCCCCCTGCCGTCGTCGCCCGCCTGAACGGCGAGATCAACAAGGCCCTGGCCACGCCCCCCGTCGTCCAGCGCATGCAGGATTTCGGGATGGAGGCGCTGCCCGGCACCCCCGAGCAGTTCCGCGCGATGGCACGCGCCGAGGCGAAACGCTGGGGGCCGATCATCCAGGCGGCCGGCGTGAAGCTGGACTGAGCGGCTGCGCAGCCGCGCTGTAGGCCGGCGCCGCGAACACGGCGCCATGGGCGCGCGGGCAGGAGGGATTGCGCTACGGTGGAACGTTGGATTTCCCCACTCGACGAAAGCGACATCCCATGGCCCGCATCCTGATGGTTCTCACGTCCCACGACCGCCTCGGCGACACCGGCAAGAAGACCGGCTTCTGGCTCGAGGAATTCGCCGCGCCCTACTACGTGTTCAAGGACGCGGGCGCGGAGATCACCCTCGCATCCCCCCAGGGTGGCCAGCCGCCGCTGGATCCCAAGAGCGACGACGAGAGCGCCCAGACCGATGCCACGCGCCGTTTCAAGGCCGATGCCGAGGCGCAGCAGCAACTGGCCACCACCATGCCGCTCGCCAGCGTGCGCGCCGGGGATTTCGACGCCGTCTTCTACCCCGGCGGCCACGGCCCGCTGTGGGATCTGGCCGAAGACGCGCAATCCATCGCGCTGATCGAGAAGACCTTCGCCGCGAAGAAGCCGCTGGCCCTGGTCTGCCACGCACCCGGCGTGCTGCGCCATGCCAAGGCCCCGGGCGGCGAGCCGCTGGTGAAGGGACGCAAGGTGACGGGCTTCACCAACAGCGAGGAAGAGGGCGTGCAGCTCACGCAGGTGGTGCCGTTCCTGGTGGAGGACATGCTCAAGGCCAACGGCGGCGAGTACGCCAAGGGCGCTGACTGGGCGCCGTTCGTGCTGACCGACGGGACGCTGGTGACGGGGCAGAATCCGGCGTCGTCGGAGCCGGCGGCGAAGGCGCTGCTGAACTTGTTGGAGTGAGACTATTGGGCCTGGCTACTGGCTTTTGCTCTAGCTAGTAGTACGAGCGCCAGCTCTTTGAGGCCTTAGCTGATGGCTAAAGGTTTACGGTGGACGTGAAGGATCCTGTCGTGCCCTCGGGCCGCGTCTTTCCCCTGGGCCGGCACAAACCTCACCCGTAGAATGGCTGGATGGAAGAACATGTACTGGTTGCACAAGTGGCGCAGAAGCGAACAACGAGAGCTAAGCCAACTGCTGAGGTGTTCCATGGAGATGCCTTCGACCTCTTTGACACACTTTTAAAAAATTCAGTTGATCTTGTGATCACCTCACCTCCATATTGGGGTCATCGCGACTATGGTCTGCCGCACAACTGGAACTTCTTTAATGACATTCCGACTGTCAAAGAGTTTGGCTCCCAGAGTCCTGGCTATGACTGGTATCGCCAGAATGGTGGGCTACTCGGACTTGAGCCTTATCCAGAATGGTTTGTGCAGCATTTGGCAGAGATTTTTGATAAAACAAAAGATATTTTGAAATCTACGGGAAGTTTGTGGATAAATATCGGCGATACGTATTTTGCGCGATGGGCAAGCATTCGTGACAATGGTAGACAGGGTCTCGGTTCGGACAAACGACACCGACGCAAGACGCCGATGGGTGGCATCCGTTCAGAGAAAAACCTGCTGCTTATCCCTGCCAGGTTCGCCATAGCTATGCAGGAACGCGGTTGGATCCTCCGTAATGACGTCATTTGGCACAAACCTAATGCAGTACCACGACCAGAGGAGGATCGACTAAAGAATGCACACGAGCACTTCTTCCATTTTGTGAAGAAGCCTTCGGTCGGTCGAGCCAGTTATTACTACAACATTAAACATGCAGAGCCAAGAGCTGGAGATGTAGTAACTGTGCCTGTTGCTCCGGGTGAGTCAGGGCACAGTGCAACGTTTCCTCGTGATCTTATTGAGCCACGAATTCTGACTTCATGTCCTCCGGGAGGTTTAGTTTTGGATCCATTCTCGGGGACAGGTCGTACGTTGGAGGTGGCACTAGAGCATGGGAGGAATGCTCTGGGCTTTGATGCTCAGTCAAAATTCGTTCAACTGCAAAAGGCCAAATTAAATGGCAATCTCAAATAGCCGCGGAAACTACGTCAGTGAGTGGTTTGGGCAACGCATTTATCCTGAGGTAAGACTTGTTCACGCCGCTGTGTCTGGGGAAAATGAGAATAAATGCCCGTTTCTTACAAGTGTTCTTCATAGTCCGACTAATTGTGTCAAGAACGAGAACAGCAAGGGTGTCTGCACCATCAGCAGCTCGAGCAACGGTCCGCGGCAAGACTGGTTGGTATGCCCATATCGGGTAATCAATTCCTCTATCGTTACGCGTGGCTGTCAACTGATTTTTGGATTGGCTGAACCCGTCGAGCCAATTCCGGTTTCTATTCTAAATAAAAGTGAAGAGCTTGTTAGGTTTATTGAGAATATCAATTCTCAAGGTGCTGGCTATGTATTCTTTCAGGATAAACTAGGCGGCGAGATATCTGTGATTGGTACGCATAGATCTCCGGAAATTTCGTTCGACGTAACTGTTGTTGAGATTAAGCCCGATGGCGAAGGCGGCTTCATGGTGTCTCGTTATGGCATCTTAGAGCTGCAAACGATGGACTATCACGGTACCTACAAGCATGCAGTATCAAACCTTCGCGATGCCTTACGGCTTCATGAGGAAACTTTCTCTGAAGCCCTACGAGCCAATCTCTGCCGTTGGTCTGGCAAGGATGTAGAAGGTCCTAACATAGCAAACGTCTTCAAGCGAACTTTTTATCAGATGCTACTTAAATTTCGTTTGGCTGGAGAGGGTTCTGCAGCTGCAGGGACTGTACTCGCTATTCCAAAGTCGGTTTGGGACTCATGGCAGCCATTTCTCGGTGCCCCTGAATTAGAGGACGAGACCGAAGGAATTAAACGTTTGCGAGTGGCTCCTGACACATCATCCGAAAAGCCGTTGAATGCATATGTCTGTGTTTTTGATCTCGACGCAACGAGCGAGGCTGCTGTGTCGCCCGTGGAACTTAAGCACTTCATCAGAATTTCGCCCGAGCGCTTGACGCGCCACGCGTTCACTGAAGTTCCTGAGCACATCCTTCACGCAATGCAGACAGAGGAATCTGTTCTTGCAACTATCAAGCAGCGGCTTGGCAAGTGGTGGCCTGCATTTCAAGTTCGCGGAGCAAAACGTTCTCGCCGTCGCGCGTAGAAATCAACTGCCTAACGCGCTGCGAAGGCAGTCTTCTGTGATAGGGTTTTTCCAAATCGAAGGCTTATTTCTGCAGATAAATTTCTAAATTATCTGAATTAGTAAATGATTATTCTTTCTGGATTGCCGAGTTGCACATATTTCATTGCATCCGTTAAGCCGATGTGGGACTTAACCAAGGCGCGGATGTCGTCACCTGTTCGAAGAGACTCTTTGGCTAGCTCCTCTATCCACGTGTCGTACCAGTCAGCACTCCATGAATTGATGGCTGTATTGGATGCCATTTGAATGCGAGATAAGGCGGCAGCAGACATTTTTAATCCTGCTCGGGCGTTCAATGCTCGAGTTGCCTCAACAACATGGCTCATTCTCAACATTCCAGAGACAACGTGGCGCCATGTCAGGACAGGGAAATGCTCTACAGCTAGAGGTAAAAACTGGTCAATTCTTAAAAACATACGGGCCATAAAGATCGCCGCATGTTTGGCGTTGACAGGTAACATTGTGCCCAATACTGCACGCGCACCAAGCGCAAAGGCGGACGTAGCTACTGAACCGTGGCTGCCATCAATGGGCTGAGTATCGCAAGCACTAAACATAACCACTGGCGGTAGTTCACATTCACGCTTAAGAGACCAAGTGTCGAGCATTTTTCCGCCAACTACCAAGCGACCAATGCCCAATTGTGTGTCATAATTACCGTGGCCGTCAAAAATCATTATTGCAGCTTTATGGCTATTGACTGCTGCAATAAACTGATCTGATGTG
Proteins encoded in this window:
- a CDS encoding TraB/GumN family protein encodes the protein MTLPAALRRLATAGLFCLAWPAMVPAQPTPAPVPAAVPASAPASAPASAARPAASVPAPAHAVRRADCPPLPRPLDPAGIPQALQKARDRGLLWRVEKDGRTSWLYGTVHAARRGWMLPGPTVMAAVRASDRVALEMDLLDPTVMQKLQAALRKPADAPPLPPDLERRLAAQRDAACADPSMLEMRPELQVSSLVVMSARREGFDPAYGIDFVLAGLARGLHKPVLSLESVDLQVRVLASDDPKETAAAVASGLDQLENHSARDTLTTLATAWSGGRANLLETYGQWCGCQRTPEERQSFEQLVADRNPGMARAIVAEHRAGHSVFAAVGALHMVGPQGLPTLLAREGFRVERVEWPARP
- a CDS encoding Bug family tripartite tricarboxylate transporter substrate binding protein, with the translated sequence MHRRTLLGSAAAAAALAVQPWARAQNDYPAQPIRWVVPYPPGGGTDVLARTVAEALRTPLGQQIVVDNRPGASTNIGAQIVATARPDGYTLMSADNALLAYNEHLFSKLPFSPEKDFTYIGGLSRFPLALVVHPGFEARTFQEFLAYARANPGKLNYASPGNGSPHHLAMEMFKNRTKTFLTHIPYRGAAPALQDVMGGQVPCMFLDLAAGLPVIQSGKVRALAIGSGRRAARLPQVPTLAEVGVPDAEVYAFQGVLGPAGLPPAVVARLNGEINKALATPPVVQRMQDFGMEALPGTPEQFRAMARAEAKRWGPIIQAAGVKLD
- a CDS encoding type 1 glutamine amidotransferase domain-containing protein, which codes for MARILMVLTSHDRLGDTGKKTGFWLEEFAAPYYVFKDAGAEITLASPQGGQPPLDPKSDDESAQTDATRRFKADAEAQQQLATTMPLASVRAGDFDAVFYPGGHGPLWDLAEDAQSIALIEKTFAAKKPLALVCHAPGVLRHAKAPGGEPLVKGRKVTGFTNSEEEGVQLTQVVPFLVEDMLKANGGEYAKGADWAPFVLTDGTLVTGQNPASSEPAAKALLNLLE
- a CDS encoding site-specific DNA-methyltransferase; this translates as MEEHVLVAQVAQKRTTRAKPTAEVFHGDAFDLFDTLLKNSVDLVITSPPYWGHRDYGLPHNWNFFNDIPTVKEFGSQSPGYDWYRQNGGLLGLEPYPEWFVQHLAEIFDKTKDILKSTGSLWINIGDTYFARWASIRDNGRQGLGSDKRHRRKTPMGGIRSEKNLLLIPARFAIAMQERGWILRNDVIWHKPNAVPRPEEDRLKNAHEHFFHFVKKPSVGRASYYYNIKHAEPRAGDVVTVPVAPGESGHSATFPRDLIEPRILTSCPPGGLVLDPFSGTGRTLEVALEHGRNALGFDAQSKFVQLQKAKLNGNLK